In a single window of the Bacteroides thetaiotaomicron VPI-5482 genome:
- a CDS encoding helix-turn-helix transcriptional regulator, translated as MELSNELKVERIRLSLTAKSVAEEMGISRQQLCNIEQSETAPVVVKYIAFLRSKGVDLNALFDRIIVNK; from the coding sequence GAACTAAGTAATGAATTGAAAGTAGAAAGGATCAGGCTAAGCCTGACGGCGAAAAGCGTTGCCGAGGAAATGGGGATCAGCCGCCAGCAGCTTTGCAACATCGAGCAGTCGGAAACCGCCCCCGTGGTGGTGAAATACATCGCTTTTCTAAGGAGCAAAGGGGTGGATCTGAACGCTCTGTTTGACCGTATTATCGTGAACAAATAA
- a CDS encoding conjugal transfer protein TraO, whose product MRKIAVLSLFLCLVAVCRAQYIGSQYMNVKLGYIVDESQVQGTFGFGKVYKAFKVGANLNYRNLNRDLVKANTVTVGPELAYYALKGRKFSLLGIAAGTIGYQKAKAKSDLVYLEKSKAFVYGYEVGIRPEMLLSPKVALFAEYRFEMLFNSILRNNNHVGLGCVIYL is encoded by the coding sequence ATGAGAAAAATTGCCGTATTATCGCTCTTTTTGTGCCTGGTGGCCGTGTGCAGGGCACAATATATCGGAAGCCAGTATATGAACGTGAAGCTGGGCTATATCGTGGATGAAAGTCAGGTGCAGGGGACGTTCGGTTTTGGAAAGGTGTACAAGGCTTTCAAGGTGGGGGCAAACCTTAATTACCGGAATCTAAACCGGGATCTGGTAAAGGCAAACACCGTGACGGTCGGCCCGGAGCTGGCCTATTACGCCCTGAAAGGACGGAAATTCTCGCTCCTGGGGATCGCAGCCGGGACGATCGGCTACCAGAAAGCCAAGGCGAAAAGCGATCTTGTGTACCTGGAGAAAAGCAAGGCTTTCGTGTATGGGTACGAGGTCGGGATAAGGCCGGAAATGTTGCTAAGCCCGAAAGTGGCTCTTTTTGCCGAATACAGGTTTGAAATGTTGTTTAACTCCATTCTCCGGAATAACAACCATGTCGGTCTGGGGTGCGTGATCTATTTATAA
- a CDS encoding DUF4425 family protein yields MRKYLYLSAVCVCMALCFVGCSKDDDEPGGKGAMYEVTIEQSGDFRSFIKSVVVVANGTQLKDGATGESLASPVILSDEELAVEKVTLSTTGKAIEFAVSGGVVDGEDGVVNEPMQWVVTVYKNGKEIEKKSLVFRDGKEISTDDLNLYYN; encoded by the coding sequence ATGAGAAAGTATTTGTATTTGTCAGCCGTATGCGTGTGCATGGCATTGTGTTTCGTCGGTTGCAGCAAGGACGACGACGAACCGGGAGGAAAAGGGGCGATGTATGAGGTAACGATCGAGCAGTCGGGAGATTTCCGCAGCTTCATTAAGTCGGTCGTGGTAGTCGCCAACGGTACGCAGTTGAAAGACGGGGCGACGGGGGAAAGCCTCGCAAGCCCGGTGATTCTAAGCGATGAAGAACTGGCCGTCGAAAAGGTGACGTTAAGCACGACGGGAAAGGCGATCGAGTTTGCCGTTTCCGGTGGTGTCGTGGACGGAGAGGACGGCGTTGTGAACGAGCCGATGCAGTGGGTAGTGACCGTTTACAAAAACGGAAAGGAGATCGAGAAAAAGAGCCTTGTTTTCCGGGACGGGAAGGAGATAAGTACGGATGATCTTAATCTGTATTATAATTGA
- a CDS encoding winged helix-turn-helix domain-containing protein — MDKHIIGENAGKLWRLLSTDVHRKWTLQEVKDATGFNDLEAASAIGWLAREDKIQFELEHHSTKDKNVFLYLMLNVYF; from the coding sequence ATGGATAAGCACATCATCGGAGAGAACGCAGGGAAACTCTGGCGCTTATTAAGCACAGACGTACACCGAAAATGGACTTTACAAGAAGTCAAGGATGCAACAGGGTTCAATGACCTGGAAGCTGCCAGCGCAATAGGTTGGCTCGCACGTGAGGACAAAATCCAATTCGAACTTGAACACCACAGCACTAAGGATAAGAACGTCTTTTTATACCTTATGCTGAACGTGTATTTTTAA
- a CDS encoding winged helix-turn-helix domain-containing protein produces MEKANIGFKAGIIFEKLGETGLITIAELARRLNFAADETALAAGWLARENKIYIERRNGLLYIRKE; encoded by the coding sequence ATGGAAAAAGCAAATATAGGATTTAAAGCCGGGATCATCTTTGAAAAATTAGGAGAAACCGGACTTATAACCATTGCCGAGCTTGCGAGAAGGCTAAATTTTGCGGCTGATGAAACCGCACTCGCCGCCGGGTGGCTCGCACGTGAGAATAAGATATACATCGAACGGCGAAACGGTTTGCTGTATATCAGGAAAGAGTGA